The Plasmodium vinckei vinckei genome assembly, chromosome: PVVCY_09 genome includes the window atatatattattacacaaagagatatttattataataaacaagtaattaaaaatataaaatataaagaagatattattaatattattaaacgACTTTTagattttgtattattagcATCTGCAAGACCATATGATACTAATTCTAATATTAAGAATGATACATgcttaaatgaaaaattgtCTATAGGGAAAAGAAATGCTATTAAAATTTCTAATGTTATTTCAGATATTAGCTCTGATATTAGTCCGCATTTGCCCCAATCCCCTACTATTAACCCATCTTCAAATATAGACACTGCAACTACTAGCAATGCAAATTTTaggcatataaaaaatgttaacgGACAGCAATACAGCTTTTCTGAAGATccaggaaaaaataaaaaaaaaatcgtaAGCAAAGAAAGCCTAAATAGTAGTGCAGAAGAATGTAACACCAATAGTAAAGATGGAAATCTCAAATGTTTCGTATtggtaaattatttatatcgaAAAGTTCAAAATGTATACTCAGGTTTAATTGATAAAGCTATTTCTTATACATTCACTTACGGATTTGATTTGCTcgtaaaaaatagtatatatctttatgaccaaaaaaaaagtttggtatataaatatataatttattatgttaAAATGTATGTTATTCAAAGTTTAGATATGATATTTTTAGTTGTACGTGATTCAGAACTTAGTGTTCCCTTAACAAATGCAGATTCAATTAAGAATAGTATATTCGACATGTGcttatttaatattcaGAGTTTATCGGTtctatcaaaaaatatattaaatattataagtGAAAAGGAAATAGAACATATTCTATCAGATTTATTTacaattatacatataaattatataggAAATTCACGatttattgaaaatttaattaaaaatattaatctagctttatcaaaaaacatagcattaaaaaaaatgtttggagattttatatcatatcTTTCCATTTCATCTATACAAACATTTGaattgttttttcattcaaaatacaaacaaaaattaattagtattattattacattccttaataaaatatcaaaaacaatatcaaatatattagaaGAATCGTTTTTCCAGTCTTATATTTGCACAAATATAATTAGGTTAGGGGAATCATTTATAAGTGAAtttaatgaagaaaatactGTCTATCGATTTTTAATGGATATTGGAGACATTAATTATAtggatattattatttcttatgcatataaatattttccaaaaatagtaaatgACTTTATGCAAGACTAATATgttcgaaaaaaaaaaaaacataaaattttctttcttaactaattttttttggggATAAATGTATTTCTCTTGAAGAGCTTgaataaatcaaatatcccaatttttataacgAGTTTTGATAACTTATTTATGCATTGTTTGATTgcattttcatattataattttttttcgtattaatttaattttaaattagtTCCAATATACTATATACATGTATTCACACTTATggaatttataatatatatgtgaatataaatatacatatataatggtTAGTTTACAAAAATTACACAAATGCATTTAAttctataataattaaacaCATGACATGCAGTAATACGCTTCCACACTTATAGTAATTACGAAATgctataattttaataaatgtattccaagaaaaaaaaaacttacaTGAAGTGGCATTTTCTCAAacagtttttttttttttttttttttttatacgtttttaaaaattgcaATTGTCTTTTATTAATTGCACCTTTTCTTCTATCAcgtataaaaacaatagcATCAATAGGATCCATACCAAATTCAATAAGAACAACGGAAGCTAATACTGGAGCTCTACCTAATCCTGCAACACAATGTACTGCGACTGCGCAATTGTTTTTAATTACATTATTTACTATATCAAGCCAACTATTAACTATATCAGCAGTCGGGGCATCTCCATCCGGAAATATTAATTCATGCACATTTATACCTGcttgttttatttcttcatcatCATATGTTCTTTCACATGTTCGTACTAAATCTGTTACATTATAATTTCTCAtctcttttatatataatggcAATAAATCATTAGTAGGGGCAtctaaaattaaaatttttatttttccatgTTCAATCCTAGTGGGGTGATTTAAAACTGGATTCAAATAATCCATATTAAAATTCATATTTCCATAATATTGTTCgatttcaaaatattttttgttcacATAGTTAACATGCATATCACAATTACATATGTTGTTTCTGGATTCTTCCTGGTTGATTCTGCATTGAGGGTGGTGTAATAATCGATTATTAAAACGGTCAGCCATTTTgcgaaaattaaaaaaaaataaaaaaaaaattaagattgcttatatattattttttttgtcttcttgtatttctatttatagtgaaaaatatgcaaactTTGTAACTAGTTCATGCATGCCAATGAAATaagtatgcatataaatctAGAAACCTATACGCATATTACAGTGATCCAGTTATGGAATCCAAATAATCTGTATCAGTAGAGAAATTTCTTAAATACAAATCAATTCAAATTATATTCTTCCATATATTCACCAAGCAAgactaatataaatatatatagctaGATAGTGGGctaatgtaaaaaatataaaataattgggaagcattgataaaaataaagagcTAGTCAAAATAATTggacataaataaatattcttaaaaatgaatccaatataaattataataaaacggGTGTG containing:
- a CDS encoding protein tyrosine phosphatase, putative; translation: MADRFNNRLLHHPQCRINQEESRNNICNCDMHVNYVNKKYFEIEQYYGNMNFNMDYLNPVLNHPTRIEHGKIKILILDAPTNDLLPLYIKEMRNYNVTDLVRTCERTYDDEEIKQAGINVHELIFPDGDAPTADIVNSWLDIVNNVIKNNCAVAVHCVAGLGRAPVLASVVLIEFGMDPIDAIVFIRDRRKGAINKRQLQFLKTYKKKKKKKNCLRKCHFM